In the Euphorbia lathyris chromosome 5, ddEupLath1.1, whole genome shotgun sequence genome, one interval contains:
- the LOC136229552 gene encoding malate dehydrogenase, glyoxysomal, producing the protein MNANQRIATLAAHLNPPNLHMEESSGMSRSNCRAKGGSPGFKVAILGAAGGIGQPLAMLMKMNPLVSVLHLYDVVNTPGVTADISHMDTGAVVRGFLGQQQLDDALTGMDLVIIPAGIPRKPGMTRDDLFNINAGIVKTLCEGISRCCPKAIVNIISNPVNSTVPIAAEIFKRAGTFDPKRVLGVTMLDIVRANTFVAEVLGLDPREVDVPVIGGHAGVTILPLLSQVKPPCSFTQKEIDYLTDRIQNGGTEVVEAKAGSGSATLSMAYAAVKFADACLRGLRGDAGVIECAYVASQVTELPFFASKVRLGRTGVDEILPIGPLNEYERVGLEKAKKELSDSIQKGVSFIRK; encoded by the exons ATGAACGCTAATCAACGAATTGCAACACTCGCTGCACACCTCAATCCTCCAAATCTCCAT ATGGAGGAGAGCTCTGGTATGAGCCGGTCAAATTGCCGGGCGAAAGGAGGATCGCCCGGATTCAAGGTAGCTATATTGGGAGCAGCAGGAGGAATAGGGCAGCCTCTCGCAATGTTGATGAAGATGAATCCATTGGTTTCCGTTCTTCATTTGTATGATGTCGTCAATACTCCCGGTGTTACTGCTGATATTAGCCATATGGACACTGGTGCTGTG GTACGTGGCTTCTTGGGTCAGCAGCAACTGGATGATGCCCTTACAGGAATGGATCTTGTAATAATACCTGCTGGGATTCCTAGGAAACCAGGAATGACAAGGGACGATCTATTCAACATAAATGCTGGAATAGTTAAAACCCTTTGTGAAGGAATTTCAAGATGTTGCCCGAAAGCTATTGTCAATATTATTAGTAACCCTGTCAATTCCACGGTTCCAATTGCAGCAGAGATTTTCAAGAGAGCTGGCACCTTTGACCCGAAGAGAGTTTTAGGAGTCACAATGCTTGATATTGTCAGAGCCAATACTTTTGTG GCAGAAGTTCTAGGCCTTGATCCTAGGGAAGTTGATGTCCCAGTTATTGGGGGTCATGCAGGGGTTACTATTTTACCTCTATTATCACAG gtGAAGCCCCCATGTTCTTTCACTCAAAAGGAAATCGATTACTTGACAGATCGTATTCAAAATGGTGGGACAGAAGTTGTTGAG GCTAAAGCTGGATCTGGCTCTGCAACTTTATCTATG GCATATGCAGCTGTAAAATTTGCAGACGCATGCCTTCGAGGCTTGAGGGGGGATGCTGGTGTTATAGAATGTGCATATGTGGCTTCCCAG GTAACTGAACTTCCTTTCTTTGCATCCAAGGTACGACTAGGCCGTACTGGAGTGGATGAAATTTTGCCTATTGGTCCCCTCAATGAGTATGAGAG GGTTGGCTTGGAGAAGGCAAAGAAAGAGTTATCTGATAGCATTCAGAAGGGTGTTTCCTTCATCAGGAAATGA